In Clostridiisalibacter paucivorans DSM 22131, the genomic stretch TCCTCTACTATTTGAGTCATATATCTTTGGGAATTTAATAATTGTTGCGGTTCTCTTTCATTTACAGTTCCATATCTTCTTCTGACTCGACTATTTATATACCAAACAAGTATGCCATCATTATTAGTTTTCCTAGTTAGTCTTGGAAGTATTCTCTTAAATTTGAAATATAATGAATTACTTTTAGGGTCTATGCCTTTCTTTTCCAAGATAAGTTGTGCCGCTTCATTTGCATCTTTTACTAAAGACTCTCTTATCTTCTTTCTTGCTAATTCAGGTCTTTTCTCAATCAGTAATTCATCTATTTTTTCTTTTTCTTCTCCATAGGCTTTTCTTTTAAGAATTGCTTTTATATCTTCTATATCTTTGTCATTTAAGCCATTTTCTAATAATCCTGAGGATTTCAATTTTTCATCAACTTCTAATTCTATCTTATTTCTTGCATCTTCAAACATTTGGTTGAAATCTATATCATTGAGATATGACTCTGTACTCCCTAAATAATATTCGTCTGCTTCTACATCTCCGTATATTGTATTTCTTTCTTCATATTCCCTTTCACTAAAAGTATAATCCCTTATGATTTTAACTTTTTTACTCCTTTCAATCTCTTTCCGAAAAAATTCCCACATTTTATCTAGTCCAGTATCTTCATGATAAATTACAAAAGCATTATTGTCTATAGCAAAATCTGTAATCTCTTTTTCTGGTATAACCCTTAAGACTCTTCCTACTACTTGTGCAAAAGCGTTTTTACTTCTATACGGTCTAAATATTGCTAATATAGAAAGATATTTATGATCATATCCTTCCATTAACATATTTACAGACACTACAACATCACACTCATGTCGTTCTACTTTAAGCATATTTTCATCTAGTTGTTTCTTCTCTAATTTACTATGGACTATAGTTACTTTTTTCCCTTTAGATCTATACCATCTAGCAATATCCTCTGCATGTTTTATACTACATGCAACTGCTAATATTTTATGATTTACATCAGGTGATAATCTCCTTAAGTCATCTAGCTTAACTATACTCTCTTGTATTACTTCGTTAGAGCATTCTTCAGATAATGCTACACTTTTTTCTAGCCATTCTTTGTCTTTAATTTTTATTATTTCATCTTTAGAATATTTTTTATCATCACCTTGAATAGTAAAATACATTTGTGAATTTTTCACTGTTACTTTTCTCAACCATTTTACATATTTTGAAGCCATTACCTCTGACAAGCTAGTTTTATGTATTTCCTCCCCAGGAATTTCTCTTCCGTCACCTCTATATGGTGTGCCTGTTAAATGAAGTTTTTTAGCATCTTTAAAATATTTCAATGCGTCTTGCCATGTATCTGCGATAGAATGGTGTGCCTCATCAACTATTATTAAATCAAAAAAGTCTGGTTCAACTGCTTTTAATAATGAATTTTCACTATTCTTATATAGCTTATGCACATTAGCTATTACAAAATGAGAATTTTCCAAGCTACTTTTTAACATATCAGGCTCATATTCTACTACAACAGGCAAATCTTGTGGATCAAATAACACATCATATTCAAGCCAAAAATTATCTTCTAATGGATGTAATGTTTTTATAACACTCTTTTTAGTTACTAGACCTGGTGTTATAACTAAAACTCTTTTATCACAAACTCCATATGGTGCAATTGATATTAAACCACTTTTACCAGTTCCTGTAGGCAAAACTACTAAAGCCTCTCCTTTGTCATTTTCTTCAAAATATTCTTTGATTTTAATATAAGACTGTACCTGTGGATCTCTTAATTTCTTATTTCCCTCAATATAAGGTACTGTTTCTTTGAAATAGGACATAATACTCCCTCCTTACCTAAAAATTTCTATTCCAAGAGAGAGATTCCTTTATTTTAAAATCGCATATTTCGACATTTTTATTTATCCTTTCTTAAAGAAATTCGACTTCCCGATAGATTATCTATAAATATATTTTTTCTCATGAACACACCTTTTTTTCCCACTCTATACACTACGACAAACATTGGCTCATTGATTGTGTATTCTTTGCCTGATATGGGGTGTTCAAAGGTATATGGTACTTCGTTGATTGGCTCTGCATATATTGTGTTTTTCTCTACTTTTTCATGTGATATATGAAATTGTTTCTGCATCATTTCTCTATAGGTATTCTTTGATTTGTCTTCGTCTATTTTGACTATGCCATTTGCATAGTCTTGATCTCGTACTATTTCCATAGATGCAGCCTTTGCACAGAAATCTATCCCCCCTTGGTAGTTCTGCTTGATGTATATTGATTTTCCTATGTCAAAGACTAGCACCATCAATGCCATGAGTAAAGCAACTTTCAACATTGATTGTAGTGTTGTAGTCATCCTCATCTCTCCTATCTAATCAAAATATTCTTCTGACTTTGCTACTCTTGAGTAGCTATAGACTATTTGATTGTCTCCTGGTAGTAGAAAGTCAAATATTTTTGATATATATGCCACCCTATTTGTTTCTATTGACAGTGAAATATATTCATCACTATCCTTTGATACCCCTGTATCTAGAGCTTCAGTGGGGGATATCTCTATATTTAGTTTATTTTTGTCAAATCCCATTTTGTCCAGCTTTTCTATGAGTTTTTCAATTTGTTCTGTGGTAAATCTGCCATCTACAGATGCTTGATGTAGGTATTCATCACCTACATGGGTCAGCAGGGACTGGTTGAAAAAAAACGCCCCTGCTGTAAAAATCAGTGAAAATATAATCAGCCAAACTGGCATCCACCTAAGCTT encodes the following:
- a CDS encoding DEAD/DEAH box helicase, with product MSYFKETVPYIEGNKKLRDPQVQSYIKIKEYFEENDKGEALVVLPTGTGKSGLISIAPYGVCDKRVLVITPGLVTKKSVIKTLHPLEDNFWLEYDVLFDPQDLPVVVEYEPDMLKSSLENSHFVIANVHKLYKNSENSLLKAVEPDFFDLIIVDEAHHSIADTWQDALKYFKDAKKLHLTGTPYRGDGREIPGEEIHKTSLSEVMASKYVKWLRKVTVKNSQMYFTIQGDDKKYSKDEIIKIKDKEWLEKSVALSEECSNEVIQESIVKLDDLRRLSPDVNHKILAVACSIKHAEDIARWYRSKGKKVTIVHSKLEKKQLDENMLKVERHECDVVVSVNMLMEGYDHKYLSILAIFRPYRSKNAFAQVVGRVLRVIPEKEITDFAIDNNAFVIYHEDTGLDKMWEFFRKEIERSKKVKIIRDYTFSEREYEERNTIYGDVEADEYYLGSTESYLNDIDFNQMFEDARNKIELEVDEKLKSSGLLENGLNDKDIEDIKAILKRKAYGEEKEKIDELLIEKRPELARKKIRESLVKDANEAAQLILEKKGIDPKSNSLYFKFKRILPRLTRKTNNDGILVWYINSRVRRRYGTVNEREPQQLLNSQRYMTQIVEELERMI